A segment of the Polyodon spathula isolate WHYD16114869_AA chromosome 1, ASM1765450v1, whole genome shotgun sequence genome:
AGTACACGTTCACTTGTGGTACAGCTGCTGTGTTTAAGACCAGCTAATTTAATaccaaattatatttttttattagctgAAACGTTACCCTACCATCATAAAACTGCATCCTGGTGTATTTAAGTCTTACCTAAAGGCACTGTTCATTGTCTGATAGTTGAAGTGCTCTGGAGCTAATCCTATCACCACCGCATTGGGATCACTAGTGTCAATTCCTAAAAGTAGTACAAAAGTAGTTTAATTGTTATccagctttaaaacatttctgagaTGTCACCCTTtcatttttgattgattaattctacaAATATTCTAACtaagtggctgtgtggctttgaagagaaggggagtgtgggcacatatattgttgattaacgaatCCAGTTTGCGCtccgaatccacagaaaactgttgattcgtCAACAAAACCACAGcctgaacaacaacaaaaaagtgaataCCATTTCATTTTACGCAACAATCATTTcgacaattagttaattatagtacCACACATTTCAAACGTAACTATTAGAAAAGGCTTGCGATTTCAACGAAGCATAAataaaagagcaaaaaacaaatccaataatcaaatgaacaatcaattgaatctcattatccAACAATAtcaaattaggaagaaatgttttaaatggcataaacaactcaaagtgctGAATcggtaaaaaaaatacatatatatctaCAGTTTGTGCCTTACAGCACtcaacagtgaattatttttactgattcaacacttatcATTGTTTAACCCTTACATATCTTATGTATCTGGTCATACTTTAGGCACACTTGCTGAATATAATTAATCTGCAATCATTCACTAGCAGACATCAAAATATTGACAGGAAACAAAGCACTATACTACAAAAGCAGGAAGTTCACATTTGGCAAACAAGGGTGTTGTAATACCTTGAAAGTCCTCCAGGGCGCTGTCCTCCACCAGCAGCATTGGTCTAACCTGCTTATGCTCTAATAAGTTTCTGGCTGCAGTCAGGGATGTAAAAATCTCATCTTCGGCGAGATCAAACTCCAGCTTTTTCAGCCTCTCAAACAGTGTCCTTTTACACTCTTTAGTGGTATTGGTCACAAACTTGACAGCAAATGGAGCACTCCGCAGTCTATAACAGAAACAGACAAAGTACCCTTATGTGCAATAAAAATAAGCTATAATGGCCTAAAAAGATCAACCAATGttataaactaaaatgtttttgtccCCTGAGGGGTATATACTATACCATATACCATATATGAACTTTCTATGACATCTTCCAACACAACTAAAATAAGTTCAAAATGAATTTTCATTGGTATAGAGTTCAATTACAGCTTTAATTCCATTGTGTTAGTTGGGTTAACTGGCACAGCTATAAGTGTATACGATACTAGTCtaagtaaatcaattttttttatttattttttttttttattcaaaccagTTTGTTCTTCGTTCCTTCAACCACTAGTTGGTGCTACAGCctattacaaaattaaatgatCTACTATATGGTCTTTGCGTCtttgaaggcttttttttttttttttttttttttttttttttttttttttttttaagtgtcactGGATCTACTGTAAATAACCACTCCATACAAACCTGACTGGCTGAAACAATctgcaatgtttattattttatcagttcaaaaacatattttaaggtcttcacaaacaaacaaatcactaaAACATACTACGATTAGGTGTGTACTCCATTATCAGCAGACAATTGTGGTTTCCCAAACTAACCTTTTGAGAGCTTCTTGTGCTCCAGGTATGGCAGAGTCTTCAATGTGCAGAGTTCCACTGAGATCAACCAGTACTGCCTTTAATGCACGGCGAGCTGCCATACTGAGCAGAGGAGGGCAactctataatatatatacaaaatcaaCCTGTATAGAAAGTCCCATTTGAGATCACTGAAGGATATACTACACTGTTATATTAAACTTATCATCTTGTGTAATCATCAAAACCAAAATGCATAATGTTTTACTGCTGCGTGTACAACAGAAGAGTTGGGGTGAGGAAACAGCTGGCAGATTTAAATGGTTCTACGGGAACTGGTAGTAAATGACTATGAATTTCATTAAGTGGAACCTTTCTGTTAACAATACATCTCCAGATCTGTATTCCATTTCCTTTCCAACATTAGAAAACAAATGAACCTCATCTTAAtgttatatgaaataaaaacaaattatgacaagtattaaaatcaatgtaaagaATACACAGACTTGTTAATTCAACTGGATGGtcttgaacccccccccccctctccaatAAGCCATAGCTGGATTTTATTGCATCAACCACCTGTTTTTAGGGGTGATCCCAGTAAAAACCATAGATGTGTGGATTATGTAGGCCAGTGTTGTAAAATACTCTTAACCTGGAAGGGTATAGGTTGATAAAAATGTCCACCAAGTCAATTATGATCGGTACACCAAATACACTGGTAAACAGCAACAATAACGATCGTCACATTTTCCTGAGACTCTGTTTTCGGAGTTGTCTTATTCTGTCATAAAAGTCTCCTTCAAACAGAGATTCTACCTGTTACAATGCAGCATAAAAACGCTTGACAGTCTCAATACTAATTTACACactaaatttaaaacataaaaaaataaaacatgagacTGTCACCGCTCCTGAGCAAGGACAGTCATCCAATACTAATTGACATCATTGCAGAACAGAACTGCAGTGAACACCTGATATGGGGTCACCAGtaggttttgaaatgtattcCGTTGGTGGCAGTATCTACTGACAAATATCTATCCTATTTGCAGTGTGTCTGCTATAATGCAAGCAGATTATTTATTATAGACAGCTAGGTACAGCCTTGTGTATCAAAAGCTGTGCTGTTATATTTATAAATGGTGGATATTTATCAGTCACTAAAAGTACAATTAATGCTCTTATTCAACTCTTATATGAAAATATTGGCTGCCCCTATTATCTGCACTCcagaatatcttttaaaaaagttaaaagccAAATCAGtatcctgtttatatatatatatatatatatatatatatatatatatatatatatatatatatatatatatatatatatatatatatatatatatatatatatatatatatatatatatatatatatatatatatatatatatatatatacacacta
Coding sequences within it:
- the hdhd2 gene encoding haloacid dehalogenase-like hydrolase domain-containing protein 2, with protein sequence MAARRALKAVLVDLSGTLHIEDSAIPGAQEALKRLRSAPFAVKFVTNTTKECKRTLFERLKKLEFDLAEDEIFTSLTAARNLLEHKQVRPMLLVEDSALEDFQGIDTSDPNAVVIGLAPEHFNYQTMNSAFRLILDGAPLIAIHKARYYKRKDGLALGPGPFVTGLEYAADTKATVVGKPEKTFFLEALRDLGCSPEEAVMIGDDARDDVGGAQNAGMLGILVRTGKYRQGDEGKINPLPYLTCDSFPQAVEHIIENLL